One window of the Zea mays cultivar B73 chromosome 3, Zm-B73-REFERENCE-NAM-5.0, whole genome shotgun sequence genome contains the following:
- the LOC100284738 gene encoding DNA-binding protein RAV1 → MDSASSLVDDTSSGGGGGASTDKLRALAVFAAASGTPLERMGSGASAVVDAAEPGAEADSGSGAAAVSVGGKLPSSRYKGVVPQPNGRWGAQIYERHQRVWLGTFAGEADAARAYDVAAQRFRGRDAVTNFRPLADADPDAAAELRFLASRSKAEVVDMLRKHTYFDELAQNKRAFAAASASAATASSLANNPSSYASLSPATATAAAREHLFDKTVTPSDVGKLNRLVIPKQHAEKHFPLQLPSAGGESKGVLLNLEDAAGKVWRFRYSYWNSSQSYVLTKGWSRFVKEKGLQAGDVVGFYRSAAGADTKLFIDCKLRPNSVVVASTAGPSPPAPVAKAVRLFGVDLLTAPATAAAPAEAVAGCKRARDLGSPPQAAFKKQLVELALV, encoded by the coding sequence ATGGACAGCGCCAGCAGCCTCGTGGACGACACCAGtagcggtggcggcggcggcgcgtccACGGACAAGCTAAGGGCTCTGGCCGTCTTCGCCGCCGCCTCGGGGACGCCGCTGGAGCGCATGGGCAGCGGCGCCAGCGCGGTCGTGgacgcggccgagccgggcgccgAGGCGGACTCCGGTTCCGGTGCCGCCGCGGTGAGCGTCGGCGGGAAGCTGCCGTCGTCAAGGTACAAGGGCGTGGTGCCGCAGCCCAACGGGCGGTGGGGCGCGCAGATCTACGAGCGCCACCAGCGCGTGTGGCTCGGCACCTTCGCGGGCGAGGCCGACGCGGCGCGCGCCTACGACGTCGCGGCGCAGCGGTTCCGCGGCCGCGACGCGGTCACCAACTTCCGCCCGCTCGCGGACGCCGACCCGGACGCCGCCGCCGAGCTCCGGTTCCTGGCGTCCcgctccaaggccgaggtcgtcgACATGCTCCGCAAGCACACCTACTTCGACGAGCTCGCGCAGAACAAGCGCGCCTTCGCCGCCGCGTCCGCGTCCGCGGCCACCGCCTCGTCGCTGGCCAACAACCCTTCTTCCTACGCGTCGCTCTCCCCCGCGACCGCGACGGCCGCCGCGCGGGAGCACCTCTTCGACAAGACGGTCACCCCCAGCGACGTGGGCAAGCTGAACCGGCTGGTGATCCCGAAGCAGCACGCCGAGAAGCACTTCCCGCTGCAGCTCCCATCCGCCGGCGGCGAGAGCAAGGGCGTGCTCCTcaacctggaggacgccgcgggcaAGGTGTGGCGGTTCCGCTACTCGTACTGGAACAGCAGCCAGAGCTACGTGCTCACCAAGGGCTGGAGCCGCTTCGTCAAGGAGAAGGGCCTCCAAGCCGGCGACGTCGTCGGCTTCTACCGCTCCGCTGCCGGCGCCGACACCAAGCTCTTCATCGACTGCAAGCTGCGGCCCAACAGCGTCGTCGTCGCCTCGACGGCAGgcccgtcgcctccggcgccggTGGCGAAGGCCGTGCGTCTCTTCGGCGTCGACCTGCTGACGGCACCGGCCACCGCCGCGGCGCCGGCGGAGGCCGTGGCCGGGTGCAAGAGAGCCAGGGACTTGGGTTCGCCCCCGCAGGCGGCGTTCAAGAAGCAGCTCGTGGAGCTGGCACTAGTGTAG